In Kineococcus mangrovi, a single genomic region encodes these proteins:
- a CDS encoding GNAT family N-acetyltransferase gives MPRATTVLDTTTTLTGDDREQAWKVYELAFGGLATRAVQQHLMTREEFDEVCADERVFKYVVRDADLDVLCGFATFSNDLSTVYQLSEAYYERRWPRQFAERSIWYIGCVGVHPAYRSSGVFVTLVEAMCRVVHDQGGVASLDICRYNDQQLALPRLIGRIVNSFGHEATGERLDEQTYWAYDFASA, from the coding sequence ATGCCGCGCGCGACGACGGTTCTGGACACGACGACCACGCTGACCGGTGACGACCGCGAGCAGGCGTGGAAGGTCTACGAACTCGCGTTCGGCGGGCTCGCCACGCGCGCGGTGCAGCAGCACCTCATGACGCGGGAGGAGTTCGACGAGGTGTGCGCGGACGAGCGGGTGTTCAAGTACGTCGTGCGTGACGCCGACCTCGACGTGCTCTGCGGTTTCGCGACGTTCTCCAACGACCTGTCCACCGTGTACCAGTTGTCCGAGGCCTACTACGAACGTCGCTGGCCGCGGCAGTTCGCCGAGCGCAGCATCTGGTACATCGGGTGCGTGGGGGTCCACCCCGCCTACCGCAGCAGCGGGGTGTTCGTGACCCTCGTCGAGGCGATGTGCCGCGTCGTCCACGACCAGGGCGGGGTCGCCAGCCTCGACATCTGCCGCTACAACGACCAGCAGCTCGCCCTGCCCCGGCTCATCGGCCGGATCGTGAACTCCTTCGGCCACGAGGCCACCGGCGAACGCCTCGACGAGCAGACGTACTGGGCCTACGACTTCGCGTCGGCCTGA
- a CDS encoding DMT family transporter — protein MTWLLLAGAVVFEVAATAVLRVSDGGRRRRWLPVVAGGYLVSFGFLSFALRAGMPVGIAYGVWSAVGIALTALLSRAVFGDPLTRTTALGLALIAAGVVLVELGAR, from the coding sequence GTGACCTGGCTGCTCCTGGCCGGTGCGGTGGTGTTCGAGGTGGCCGCGACCGCCGTGCTGAGGGTTTCCGACGGGGGGCGGCGGCGCCGGTGGCTGCCCGTCGTGGCCGGTGGGTACCTGGTGTCGTTCGGTTTCCTCTCCTTCGCGCTGCGGGCCGGGATGCCCGTCGGGATCGCCTACGGGGTGTGGTCGGCGGTCGGCATCGCCCTGACCGCGCTGCTGTCCCGGGCGGTGTTCGGGGACCCGCTGACCCGCACGACGGCCCTCGGCCTGGCCCTCATCGCCGCCGGGGTGGTGCTCGTCGAACTCGGCGCCCGCTGA
- a CDS encoding DMT family transporter, with translation MRARTWVLLAGAVLSEVTATLALRAANDRPGWFVLVVAGYAAAFVLLAAVLRTGLSLGVAYGLWAATGVTLTAVAGAFLFAEPLTPVMGGGIALVVAGVLLVELGARHPREER, from the coding sequence GTGCGCGCGAGAACGTGGGTCCTGCTGGCCGGGGCGGTCCTGTCCGAGGTCACGGCGACCTTGGCCCTGCGGGCGGCGAACGACCGGCCGGGGTGGTTCGTCCTCGTCGTGGCCGGGTACGCGGCGGCGTTCGTCCTGCTGGCCGCGGTGCTGCGCACCGGCCTGTCGCTCGGGGTGGCCTACGGGTTGTGGGCCGCGACCGGCGTCACCCTCACCGCGGTGGCGGGGGCGTTCCTGTTCGCCGAACCCCTCACCCCGGTGATGGGCGGCGGGATCGCCCTCGTCGTCGCCGGTGTGCTCCTGGTGGAGCTCGGGGCGCGCCACCCGCGGGAGGAACGGTGA
- a CDS encoding DMT family transporter — MRDRRVDALLLGVAVVWGSSYLAAKALLDSGAGTDAVLPVLTLRYVGAALALAVVVVLTRARVGRHELRWGLVLGCSQAAVLLLETFGVAGTSATNAGLLISTTILLTPAVEGLWTRSWLPPSFFAAALVAVVGVALLVGGGGWRTPTAGDLLVLAAAVVRACHVTAIGRVTRRVRLDLRGLTFVQTVVGAVGGLALSPSATVGFAASAGAGQWAGVAYLALGCSVFAFLAQSWAVRRTSAARASLLLGTEPLWAVLFGVVLAGDALGLAGVLGAVLLLSATAAGQRIELRSAARRRPTPELAGSEP; from the coding sequence GTGCGAGACCGACGGGTGGACGCCCTGCTGCTGGGCGTCGCGGTGGTGTGGGGCAGCAGCTACCTCGCGGCCAAGGCGCTGCTCGACAGCGGTGCGGGTACGGACGCGGTGCTGCCCGTCCTCACGCTGCGCTACGTCGGCGCGGCGCTCGCGCTCGCGGTCGTCGTCGTCCTCACCCGGGCCCGCGTCGGCCGGCACGAGCTGCGCTGGGGGCTGGTCCTGGGGTGCTCGCAGGCGGCGGTCCTGCTGCTGGAGACGTTCGGGGTGGCGGGGACCAGCGCGACCAACGCCGGTCTGCTCATCTCCACGACCATCCTGCTCACCCCCGCGGTCGAGGGGCTGTGGACCCGGTCCTGGCTGCCGCCGTCGTTCTTCGCCGCCGCCCTCGTCGCGGTCGTGGGCGTCGCGCTCCTCGTGGGCGGGGGCGGGTGGCGCACACCCACGGCCGGTGACCTGCTGGTGCTGGCCGCGGCCGTCGTGCGGGCCTGCCACGTGACGGCGATCGGGCGGGTCACCCGGCGCGTCCGGCTGGACCTGCGCGGCCTGACGTTCGTCCAGACCGTCGTGGGCGCGGTCGGGGGTCTCGCGCTGTCCCCCTCGGCGACCGTCGGGTTCGCGGCGTCGGCCGGTGCCGGGCAGTGGGCCGGGGTGGCGTACCTGGCGCTGGGGTGCAGCGTCTTCGCCTTCCTCGCGCAGTCCTGGGCCGTGCGCCGGACCTCGGCCGCGCGGGCGAGCCTGCTGCTGGGGACCGAACCGTTGTGGGCGGTGCTGTTCGGCGTCGTCCTCGCGGGCGACGCCCTCGGGCTCGCCGGGGTGCTCGGGGCCGTGCTGCTGCTGTCGGCCACGGCGGCCGGGCAGCGCATCGAGCTGCGGTCGGCCGCGCGCAGGCGGCCCACCCCGGAACTGGCAGGATCGGAACCGTGA
- a CDS encoding adenosine deaminase, with amino-acid sequence MSETTSPTQDQTTLDRVRALPKVSLHDHLDGGLRPATIVEIAAQNGHRLPTTDPEELRAWFRDAADSGTLVRYLETFDHTIAVMQDRESLARVATEAVLDLAADGVVYGELRYAPEQHLQGGLSLDEVVEAVEEGMRRGEQQAAAAGTPVRVGTLVTAMRHADRGLEIAELALRHRDTGVVGFDIAGAEIGFPPSNHLAAFDRLHAENFPVTIHAGEAFGLPSIADALHPCGAERIGHGVRIVEDVTVHEGHDAHGLPNATLGRLATWVRDRGVVLELCPSSNVQTGAATSVAEHPITLLKDLGFSISVNTDNRLMSGTSLSREFALLVEEAGWDLADVERATITALSGSFLPFPDRVALASDVIRPAFA; translated from the coding sequence GTGAGCGAGACGACCTCCCCGACGCAGGACCAGACCACCCTCGACCGCGTGCGGGCCCTGCCCAAGGTGTCCCTGCACGACCACCTCGACGGTGGTCTGCGTCCGGCGACGATCGTGGAGATCGCCGCGCAGAACGGCCACCGGCTGCCGACGACGGACCCGGAGGAGCTGCGCGCGTGGTTCCGCGACGCCGCGGACTCCGGCACGCTCGTGCGGTACCTCGAGACGTTCGACCACACCATCGCCGTCATGCAGGACCGCGAGTCGCTGGCCCGCGTCGCGACCGAGGCCGTCCTCGACCTCGCCGCCGACGGCGTCGTCTACGGGGAGCTGCGGTACGCCCCCGAGCAGCACCTGCAGGGCGGTCTGTCCCTCGACGAGGTCGTCGAGGCCGTCGAGGAGGGCATGCGTCGCGGGGAGCAGCAGGCCGCCGCGGCCGGGACGCCCGTCCGGGTCGGCACGCTCGTCACCGCGATGCGGCACGCCGACCGCGGTCTGGAGATCGCCGAGCTCGCGCTGCGCCACCGCGACACCGGGGTCGTCGGGTTCGACATCGCCGGCGCCGAGATCGGGTTCCCGCCCTCGAACCACCTCGCCGCCTTCGACCGCCTGCACGCCGAGAACTTCCCCGTGACCATCCACGCCGGGGAGGCCTTCGGCCTGCCGAGCATCGCCGACGCCCTGCACCCGTGCGGCGCCGAGCGCATCGGGCACGGCGTCCGCATCGTCGAGGACGTCACCGTGCACGAGGGCCACGACGCGCACGGGCTGCCGAACGCGACGCTCGGCCGCCTGGCCACGTGGGTGCGCGACCGCGGGGTCGTGCTGGAGCTGTGCCCGTCGAGCAACGTGCAGACGGGGGCGGCCACGAGCGTGGCCGAGCACCCGATCACGCTGCTGAAGGACCTGGGGTTCTCCATCAGCGTCAACACCGACAACCGGCTCATGTCCGGGACCTCGCTGTCGCGGGAGTTCGCGCTGCTCGTGGAGGAGGCCGGCTGGGACCTCGCCGACGTCGAGCGGGCGACGATCACGGCGCTGTCCGGGTCGTTCCTGCCCTTCCCCGACCGGGTCGCGCTGGCGAGCGACGTCATCCGGCCCGCCTTCGCCTGA
- a CDS encoding helix-turn-helix transcriptional regulator, producing MRADRLLSLLFLLQTHGRCTAPDLARRLEVSTRTVLRDVEALSAAGVPVWTERGRGGGISLVENWRTDVTGFTTAEARALFSGSAGTGDPQRPAWESAVRKLLAATPSAQRAPFARAAERILVEPAGWRSREERPEHLAPLQEAVFSARRVRLRYRSAGATRVTTRTLDPLGLVAKGGTWYLVAAPAEAGRDWERLFRVDRVVGVDVLDDPVPADLPALPAVWERLREQVERPASAGVRVRLRVAAADAGMLLRIADAQLVSEPVVRELPVLEGERLVEVSAAFRALPAARAVLLGLGRLVVVLEPPELVADLVATARDVLATYAPG from the coding sequence GTGCGCGCCGACCGCCTCCTGTCCCTGCTCTTCCTGCTGCAGACGCACGGGCGCTGCACGGCGCCCGACCTCGCCCGACGCCTGGAGGTCTCCACGCGCACCGTCCTGCGCGACGTGGAGGCGCTGTCCGCGGCGGGCGTGCCGGTCTGGACCGAACGCGGCCGCGGCGGCGGCATCTCGCTGGTGGAGAACTGGCGCACCGACGTCACGGGGTTCACCACCGCCGAGGCGCGCGCGCTGTTCTCCGGCTCCGCCGGCACGGGCGACCCGCAACGGCCCGCCTGGGAGTCGGCCGTCCGCAAGCTGCTCGCCGCGACGCCGTCGGCCCAACGCGCCCCCTTCGCCCGGGCGGCCGAGCGCATCCTGGTCGAACCCGCCGGGTGGCGCTCGCGCGAGGAACGGCCCGAGCACCTGGCACCGCTGCAGGAGGCGGTGTTCTCGGCCCGCCGCGTCCGGCTGCGCTACCGCTCGGCCGGCGCCACCCGCGTCACGACGCGCACGCTGGACCCGCTCGGCCTCGTCGCCAAGGGCGGCACCTGGTACCTCGTCGCCGCCCCGGCGGAGGCGGGCCGGGACTGGGAACGGCTGTTCCGCGTGGACCGGGTGGTGGGCGTCGACGTGCTCGACGACCCCGTCCCGGCCGACCTGCCGGCCCTGCCCGCGGTGTGGGAGCGGCTGCGCGAGCAGGTGGAACGTCCCGCGAGCGCAGGGGTGCGGGTCCGGCTGCGCGTGGCGGCCGCCGACGCCGGGATGCTGCTGCGCATCGCCGACGCCCAGCTGGTCTCCGAGCCCGTCGTGCGCGAGCTGCCGGTCCTCGAGGGCGAACGGCTCGTGGAGGTGAGCGCCGCGTTCCGCGCGCTGCCGGCCGCCCGGGCCGTCCTGCTGGGCCTGGGCCGCCTCGTCGTGGTCCTCGAACCCCCCGAGCTCGTCGCCGACCTCGTGGCGACGGCCCGGGACGTCCTCGCGACGTACGCCCCGGGGTGA
- a CDS encoding TIGR03086 family metal-binding protein, translated as MITAEDPRQTMLRAADLAGRVLDAVPVAAHQDPTPCTEWTVGDLLGHLVAVTHRVAHIARGGYASDLPTVLTAEPDEGFAAAYAAGVDGVRAAWADDAVLTATVHHPAGDVPGAVGATIYVQEFATHAVDLAVATGRQDLLEEEFLAGVLEIARRVVPAQRDGFPFDPPVAVPDDAPAHVRLSGWLGREPRVASRQL; from the coding sequence ATGATCACCGCAGAGGACCCCCGTCAGACCATGCTCCGCGCCGCCGACCTCGCCGGCCGTGTGCTCGACGCCGTCCCCGTCGCCGCTCACCAGGACCCGACCCCGTGCACGGAGTGGACGGTGGGCGACCTGCTCGGCCACCTCGTCGCCGTGACGCACCGCGTCGCCCACATCGCCCGCGGCGGGTACGCCTCCGACCTGCCGACGGTGCTGACGGCCGAACCCGACGAGGGTTTCGCCGCCGCCTACGCCGCCGGGGTCGACGGTGTCCGCGCGGCCTGGGCCGACGACGCCGTGCTGACGGCCACGGTGCACCACCCGGCCGGCGACGTGCCGGGCGCGGTCGGCGCGACGATCTACGTCCAGGAGTTCGCCACCCACGCCGTGGACCTCGCCGTCGCGACGGGGCGGCAGGACCTGCTGGAGGAGGAGTTCCTCGCCGGGGTCCTGGAGATCGCCCGGCGCGTCGTCCCGGCCCAGCGGGACGGTTTCCCCTTCGACCCGCCGGTCGCCGTCCCGGACGACGCCCCCGCGCACGTGCGGCTGTCCGGGTGGCTCGGCCGGGAACCCCGCGTGGCCTCCCGTCAGCTGTAG